The following are from one region of the Marinomonas sp. CT5 genome:
- a CDS encoding GGDEF domain-containing protein → MTRKITSLSFILLSFLFVVILYSAYQTQKIYKEMQEVAEIDIPLSQVIADVEILQLKQHLLMETIRQQGEDFFTNKALQANSVRGFDEFSRQLALQLDKAMSILHMGMKFGSVRINVADHQSLIQHIKTLQGHRIRVENAFSLFLKRANEGLGHPWDTLEKQYYLLDDETDKLLVNIDQITIKVAATVRQHEHHFMIINAILGFLAFTIGGYLTLYTILSFRRKVGSLRGQIDSLHRSISAEENERIVLKKGSDELDELEKDLKILMERLFLEKENRDEVETQLLELATRDKLTGVFNRHKWDEQIKDELALANRGHYFSLIMLDVDNFKKINDSHGHDVGDCVLKSLVHCLRRRLRATDVLFRVGGEEFAILLRDTHLANASKLAELLRKNVESLNEDKVPAFTISLGVTEYQDFDDQERIVKRADVLLYEAKRAGRNQVQTG, encoded by the coding sequence ATGACGCGAAAAATAACGAGCCTTTCCTTTATTCTTTTGTCGTTTCTTTTTGTAGTCATTCTTTATTCAGCGTACCAAACGCAGAAAATCTACAAGGAAATGCAAGAGGTTGCCGAGATTGATATTCCTCTTTCTCAAGTCATTGCCGATGTCGAAATTTTGCAGCTTAAGCAGCATTTATTAATGGAAACCATACGACAGCAAGGCGAAGACTTTTTTACCAATAAAGCATTACAGGCTAACAGCGTCAGAGGTTTCGATGAATTTAGCCGCCAATTAGCGTTACAACTCGACAAGGCAATGAGCATTCTTCATATGGGAATGAAATTTGGCAGTGTTCGAATTAATGTGGCTGACCATCAATCCTTAATTCAACACATAAAAACCTTACAAGGACACAGAATCCGTGTTGAAAATGCATTTTCGCTATTTTTAAAGCGTGCCAATGAAGGCCTTGGACATCCTTGGGATACATTGGAAAAACAATATTACTTGCTGGACGACGAGACCGATAAACTGCTTGTGAATATTGATCAAATTACCATTAAAGTGGCCGCAACGGTGAGGCAGCACGAACATCATTTTATGATAATAAATGCCATATTAGGTTTCTTGGCTTTTACCATCGGTGGTTATTTGACTCTCTACACTATCTTATCGTTTCGTCGTAAAGTTGGCTCTTTACGAGGTCAAATTGATTCTCTACACCGTTCAATTTCTGCGGAAGAAAATGAGCGAATTGTGCTTAAAAAAGGATCTGATGAACTCGATGAGCTGGAAAAAGACTTAAAAATCTTAATGGAACGCTTGTTTCTGGAAAAAGAAAACCGCGATGAAGTTGAAACACAACTCCTAGAACTGGCTACTCGAGATAAATTAACTGGGGTTTTTAATCGTCATAAATGGGATGAACAAATTAAGGATGAGCTGGCTCTGGCTAATCGGGGACACTATTTTAGTTTGATCATGCTGGATGTGGATAATTTTAAAAAAATTAATGACAGTCATGGCCATGATGTCGGCGATTGTGTTTTAAAATCATTGGTGCATTGTCTGAGAAGACGACTGCGGGCAACGGATGTTTTGTTTAGAGTTGGTGGTGAAGAATTTGCCATTTTGCTAAGAGATACGCATCTTGCTAATGCGAGTAAACTAGCTGAGTTATTGCGTAAAAACGTTGAATCACTAAACGAAGACAAGGTGCCGGCTTTTACTATTAGTTTGGGCGTCACTGAGTATCAAGACTTTGACGATCAAGAGCGCATTGTGAAGCGCGCCGATGTATTACTTTATGAAGCGAAAAGAGCAGGACGAAATCAAGTTCAAACTGGTTAA
- a CDS encoding N(5)-(carboxyethyl)ornithine synthase, whose product MSQLTFGVIGTSRKTDERRYPIHPEHLGRIPEYLRHCLIFEEGYGTAFNISDDEIAAQTGGIATRHEILADIGAVIIAKPVLADLEELREGGILWGYVHCVQQREITQAALDRKLTLIAFEDMFVWSPTGQVGRHTFYKNNEMAGYCAVIHALQLKGIDGHYGNQRKVIIFSFGAVSRGAIYALKAHGFRDITICIQRPDHEVREEVLDCHYVKIREGQKGEARMVVVEHDGTTRPLTELIGETDIIVNGTFQETDHPTNFIIESEAESLKPNCLIIDVSCDEGMGFFFAKPTSFQEPMFQYNTIDYYAVDHTPSYLWESATRSISAALIVYLENVLEGREHWQQNETIRRAINIDEGVIKNPLILSFQHREMTSPYATLKT is encoded by the coding sequence ATGAGTCAATTAACTTTTGGCGTAATCGGTACGTCTAGAAAAACAGATGAGCGTCGTTATCCCATTCATCCAGAGCATTTAGGGCGTATTCCTGAGTATCTTCGTCATTGTTTAATCTTTGAAGAAGGCTACGGTACCGCGTTTAATATTTCAGATGACGAGATCGCGGCACAAACAGGCGGTATTGCTACACGACATGAAATTCTTGCTGACATTGGCGCAGTGATTATTGCGAAACCAGTATTGGCCGATTTAGAAGAATTGCGCGAAGGTGGCATTTTGTGGGGCTACGTTCATTGTGTTCAGCAGCGTGAGATTACCCAAGCCGCGTTGGATCGAAAACTTACCTTGATTGCTTTTGAAGACATGTTTGTTTGGTCGCCAACGGGACAAGTTGGCCGCCATACATTTTATAAAAATAACGAGATGGCTGGCTACTGCGCGGTGATTCATGCTTTGCAGCTAAAAGGCATTGATGGGCATTATGGCAACCAACGTAAGGTCATCATTTTTAGCTTTGGTGCTGTGAGTCGCGGTGCGATATACGCACTTAAAGCCCACGGGTTTCGTGATATTACCATTTGTATTCAGCGACCAGATCATGAAGTCCGTGAAGAAGTTCTCGATTGCCATTACGTGAAAATTCGCGAAGGTCAAAAGGGCGAAGCGCGTATGGTAGTGGTTGAGCACGACGGAACGACTCGTCCTTTGACGGAATTGATCGGAGAAACGGATATCATAGTAAACGGGACTTTCCAAGAAACAGACCATCCGACTAACTTTATTATCGAATCCGAAGCCGAGTCGTTGAAGCCAAATTGTTTGATTATCGATGTGAGCTGTGACGAAGGTATGGGTTTTTTCTTTGCCAAACCGACCAGCTTCCAAGAGCCAATGTTTCAGTACAACACTATCGACTATTACGCGGTCGATCATACACCAAGCTATTTGTGGGAAAGCGCCACACGCTCGATTTCTGCCGCCTTGATTGTCTACTTAGAAAACGTCTTAGAAGGTCGAGAGCATTGGCAGCAAAACGAAACCATCCGCCGTGCAATAAACATCGATGAAGGTGTGATCAAAAACCCACTGATCTTATCCTTTCAACATCGGGAAATGACATCGCCTTATGCCACGCTAAAAACTTAA
- a CDS encoding D-serine ammonia-lyase: protein MTNYISSPVVPSLVALQELTWFNPKKVGFDDVQTTLSLQMSDILEASDRLTRFAPYLAQVFPETAATNGIIESELKAIPVMQQALLEEAEGRLSGRLLLKCDNQLPIAGSIKARGGIYEVLLHAERLALANGLLQTSDDYRILDSTSFRDLYSKHQIVVGSTGNLGLSIGIMSAKLGFDVTVHMSSDAREWKKALLKSKGVNVVEHSADYGVAVEQGRQEAQQKDTAYFIDDEDSTSLFLGYSVAALRLQKQLVEQGILVDSEHPLFVYLPCGVGGAPGGITFGLKQVFGDHVHCFFAEPTHSPCMLLGMETGLHNAISVQELGIDNLTCADGLAVGRPSAFVGPMMDSLLSGVYTVSDSTMYRHLAMLVDSENIPVEPSAAAGFSGVLRILSEGRDYQTTHQLEDKMSQATHIIWATGGDMVPKEERAMYYQQGKAFI, encoded by the coding sequence GTGACAAATTATATTTCTAGTCCTGTGGTGCCGTCGCTTGTGGCCCTTCAGGAGTTGACTTGGTTCAATCCCAAAAAAGTTGGCTTTGATGATGTGCAAACAACTTTGTCCTTGCAGATGTCAGACATATTGGAGGCTTCGGATCGACTCACACGTTTCGCGCCTTATCTTGCTCAAGTCTTTCCCGAAACCGCAGCGACTAATGGGATTATTGAATCTGAATTGAAAGCCATTCCTGTGATGCAGCAAGCTTTGCTAGAAGAAGCAGAGGGCCGCTTATCAGGTCGTTTATTGTTGAAATGCGATAACCAACTGCCAATAGCGGGCTCTATTAAAGCCCGTGGCGGGATTTACGAAGTGCTGTTACATGCGGAGCGTTTGGCGTTGGCCAATGGCTTATTGCAAACCAGCGATGATTATCGAATATTGGATTCGACCTCTTTTAGAGATTTGTATTCAAAGCATCAAATTGTGGTGGGGTCGACCGGCAACTTAGGCTTAAGCATAGGTATTATGAGCGCTAAATTGGGGTTTGATGTGACGGTTCATATGTCGTCGGATGCCCGAGAATGGAAAAAAGCCTTATTGAAAAGCAAGGGCGTGAATGTCGTTGAACACAGTGCCGACTATGGGGTTGCCGTGGAGCAAGGGAGACAAGAAGCGCAACAAAAAGACACGGCGTATTTTATTGATGATGAAGATTCTACTTCTTTGTTCTTAGGCTACAGTGTGGCAGCCTTACGCTTGCAAAAGCAGCTAGTTGAACAGGGCATTCTTGTCGATTCAGAGCACCCTTTGTTTGTTTATTTGCCTTGTGGTGTTGGTGGTGCTCCTGGGGGCATTACCTTTGGATTAAAACAGGTGTTTGGTGATCATGTGCATTGTTTCTTTGCCGAACCGACCCATTCTCCGTGCATGTTGTTGGGCATGGAAACCGGCTTGCATAATGCCATTTCAGTACAAGAATTAGGCATCGATAATCTAACCTGTGCCGATGGTTTAGCGGTAGGGCGGCCTTCGGCTTTTGTTGGGCCTATGATGGATTCTTTACTTAGCGGTGTTTATACCGTCTCGGATAGCACCATGTATCGTCACTTAGCCATGCTGGTGGACAGTGAAAATATTCCCGTAGAACCCTCTGCTGCTGCGGGTTTCAGTGGTGTATTACGTATTCTAAGTGAAGGGCGCGACTACCAGACGACTCATCAACTTGAGGACAAAATGTCTCAAGCGACACACATCATCTGGGCAACGGGCGGTGATATGGTGCCGAAAGAAGAGAGAGCAATGTATTATCAGCAAGGTAAGGCATTTATATAA
- a CDS encoding amidase family protein, producing MEACDLNAAEARRLMGTKSLSVMELTQSCISRMQAVNHAVNAIVACDPDSLMAQAKLAQRVIDKGEPLGVLHGLPLSVKDMVDLKGFPTTFGSTIYKDNMATSDDPMVAQLRLAGALPLGKANNPEWSAGGNTRNAVYGATVNPFDVTRSAAGSSGGSAVALACGMTPLATGSDTGGSLRNPAAFCGVVGFRPSPGVVPGHSRPIGLIPLPTNGPMARSVEDIGLMLSQMIRPDRRDPWVSVVEGCGQHNADAYRHLPDFDLSSAKVAVTHDFGFAMTEKLIKESFQEKIDKFASVFAQCDKAHPNCDHADHIFAVLRALNFSGHHRDLSHQYPDQMGPNILMNIEEGESYSALDVVSALNKQTVMYRAWQVFFEEYDFILAPTTTISPRDWHELYPEQIDGQPTQSYYHWLSMAYASTLTGHPSVTLPVGRDKNNMPFGLQIIGRRGDDLSTLAFAKSLETLLEKTPDLARPRVDIAMLSGLPALKNADGFMGF from the coding sequence ATGGAAGCGTGTGATTTAAATGCAGCAGAAGCGCGTCGCTTGATGGGCACAAAGTCATTATCTGTTATGGAGTTAACGCAGAGCTGCATTTCCCGCATGCAGGCTGTGAATCATGCGGTTAATGCCATTGTTGCATGCGACCCTGATAGTTTAATGGCGCAAGCCAAACTGGCTCAGAGAGTCATTGATAAAGGTGAGCCTTTGGGGGTTCTGCATGGACTGCCGTTGAGCGTAAAAGACATGGTCGATCTAAAAGGGTTTCCGACCACCTTTGGCAGTACCATTTACAAAGACAATATGGCCACATCAGATGACCCAATGGTGGCTCAATTGCGCCTAGCCGGTGCTTTACCCTTGGGCAAAGCCAATAACCCTGAATGGAGTGCGGGTGGTAATACACGTAATGCCGTGTATGGTGCCACCGTCAATCCTTTTGATGTGACCCGCTCAGCCGCAGGCTCGTCAGGTGGTTCGGCTGTGGCGTTAGCTTGTGGGATGACGCCTCTCGCAACTGGGTCTGATACGGGAGGCAGTTTGCGTAATCCTGCGGCTTTTTGTGGCGTGGTGGGCTTTCGTCCGTCACCGGGTGTTGTGCCTGGTCATAGCCGTCCAATTGGCTTAATTCCTCTGCCAACCAATGGACCAATGGCACGCAGTGTGGAGGACATTGGCTTGATGTTGTCACAAATGATTCGTCCTGATCGTCGTGATCCTTGGGTGTCGGTGGTGGAAGGTTGTGGACAACACAATGCCGATGCGTATCGTCACCTACCGGACTTCGACCTGAGTAGCGCGAAAGTGGCCGTGACCCATGACTTTGGCTTTGCTATGACGGAAAAGCTCATTAAAGAATCCTTCCAAGAAAAAATCGATAAGTTTGCTTCTGTATTCGCTCAATGCGATAAAGCTCACCCAAACTGTGATCATGCTGATCATATTTTCGCTGTGCTACGAGCGCTGAATTTCTCCGGACATCATCGTGATTTGTCTCATCAATACCCTGATCAAATGGGCCCCAATATTTTAATGAATATTGAAGAAGGCGAGTCATACAGTGCATTGGATGTGGTGAGTGCGCTGAACAAACAAACCGTTATGTATCGTGCATGGCAGGTGTTTTTTGAGGAGTACGATTTTATTCTGGCCCCAACCACCACCATTAGTCCGCGAGATTGGCATGAGCTTTATCCCGAGCAGATTGATGGCCAGCCCACGCAAAGTTACTATCACTGGCTTTCTATGGCTTATGCTTCGACCTTAACGGGACATCCGTCTGTTACTCTGCCGGTAGGGCGAGATAAAAATAACATGCCGTTTGGTTTGCAGATTATTGGCCGACGAGGGGATGATTTATCCACCTTGGCGTTTGCTAAGTCCTTAGAGACCTTGTTAGAGAAAACACCAGATTTAGCAAGACCAAGAGTTGATATTGCTATGTTGTCTGGTTTGCCTGCATTGAAGAATGCGGATGGTTTTATGGGCTTCTAA
- a CDS encoding DNA alkylation repair protein: MAEPFKNLFNVNVITSMAEHFKRHWQEFNMQSFIDTASHQLDTLELKARSQQITAAMSQYLPRDFEQAGHILLNSLAPESDEEQTLDDGIAGWAIMPMTDYVAIRGLAHHDFSMTLLNAMTRRFTAEFSIRFFLLDSPDETLKILKSWLKDDNKHVRRLISEGTRPRLPWAMQLPSFIQNPAPVIELLEDLKDDPEEYVRRSVANNLNDIAKDHPELVADIAKTWMQDADANRQKLIRHACRTLLKQGNRKVLEVFGYAPPQLSNIKLEIQDKQVRLNSHLEFSLLIESTSKHNQSLMIDYVIHHQKKNGKTAPKVFKWKKVVLPAGKNLSMSKQHLFKPVTTRVYYDGLHEVEILINGQFIAKDSFCLSTLSSEK, from the coding sequence ATGGCAGAGCCCTTTAAAAACCTATTTAACGTCAATGTGATTACCTCAATGGCAGAACATTTTAAGCGTCATTGGCAAGAATTTAATATGCAGAGTTTTATTGATACGGCAAGCCACCAGCTTGATACATTAGAATTGAAAGCACGCTCTCAACAAATCACCGCTGCGATGAGCCAATATTTACCAAGGGATTTCGAACAGGCGGGGCACATTCTCCTCAACTCGTTAGCCCCTGAATCCGACGAAGAGCAAACGCTCGATGATGGTATAGCTGGTTGGGCGATCATGCCCATGACAGACTATGTGGCCATTCGAGGTCTTGCTCACCATGACTTTTCTATGACGTTATTAAACGCCATGACGCGACGATTTACCGCTGAATTTAGCATCCGTTTTTTCTTATTGGATTCCCCTGATGAAACCTTGAAGATACTTAAGAGCTGGCTCAAGGACGACAATAAACATGTTCGACGTTTAATCTCCGAAGGGACTCGACCTAGATTGCCCTGGGCTATGCAGTTACCAAGTTTCATCCAGAACCCAGCACCCGTGATTGAATTGCTTGAAGACCTAAAAGACGACCCAGAAGAATATGTACGTCGTTCTGTGGCGAACAATCTCAATGACATTGCTAAAGATCATCCAGAGCTTGTGGCCGATATCGCAAAAACCTGGATGCAAGATGCCGACGCAAACCGTCAAAAACTCATTCGCCATGCTTGCCGAACCTTGTTAAAACAAGGCAACCGTAAGGTGCTTGAAGTATTTGGTTATGCCCCACCGCAGCTGAGCAATATTAAACTGGAGATACAAGACAAGCAGGTAAGGCTAAATAGCCACCTTGAATTCTCCTTGCTGATTGAATCCACCAGCAAACATAATCAATCATTAATGATTGATTATGTTATCCATCACCAAAAGAAAAATGGCAAAACAGCCCCCAAGGTATTTAAGTGGAAAAAAGTCGTTTTACCAGCAGGAAAGAACCTCTCAATGAGTAAACAACACCTCTTTAAGCCCGTCACCACTAGAGTGTATTACGATGGTCTACATGAAGTGGAGATTCTCATCAATGGTCAGTTCATTGCCAAAGACAGCTTCTGTTTATCCACACTTTCTTCAGAAAAATAG
- a CDS encoding GGDEF domain-containing protein produces the protein MLNWLNVSMTRKVSSLSFILLSFLFVVILYSAYQTQKIYTEMHEVAEIDVPLSELIADIEMLQLKQHILVETIRQQGQAFFDNESLRTKSVEGFNNFSQELAVGLDKAISILHNGMQYGSVRIKQSDHQSLIQKVNTLHSHRLSFEKLFSHLIKQGRESFQSNWGALEKQDILLDTQTDHFLADIDQLTQQVAATVEKQERNFMIINALLGVSAFAIGGYLTLYTILTFRRKVGSLRGQIETLHRSISLDGGKVTTRHRGLDELDELEKDLKLLMGRFSMERENRDEVETQLIELATRDKLTGAYNRHKWDEQIKDELALAKRGHHFSLILLDVDHFKKINDSYGHDIGDNVLKLLVKILRQRLRETDVLFRIGGEEFAVLLRNTHLADATVLAEELRAKIDSFYKDNVPHFTISLGVTEYRDADDQKLIVKRADVLLYKAKGTGRNTVVSG, from the coding sequence ATGTTGAATTGGTTAAATGTCTCTATGACACGAAAAGTTAGTAGCTTGTCGTTTATTCTTTTGTCATTTCTCTTTGTGGTCATTCTTTATTCAGCCTACCAAACGCAGAAAATTTATACTGAAATGCATGAAGTTGCTGAGATCGACGTTCCACTATCTGAACTTATTGCTGATATAGAAATGTTGCAGCTTAAACAGCATATTCTGGTGGAAACAATACGCCAGCAAGGCCAAGCTTTTTTTGATAATGAATCGCTGCGAACAAAAAGTGTGGAAGGCTTTAATAACTTTAGCCAAGAACTTGCTGTTGGGCTTGATAAGGCCATCAGCATACTTCACAACGGTATGCAGTATGGCAGTGTTCGTATAAAACAGAGTGATCATCAGTCATTAATTCAAAAGGTAAATACCCTTCACAGTCACCGTTTGAGTTTTGAAAAATTATTTTCACACCTAATAAAACAAGGGCGTGAAAGCTTTCAAAGCAACTGGGGAGCACTGGAAAAGCAAGACATTCTATTAGACACCCAAACAGATCATTTTCTTGCTGATATCGATCAGTTGACGCAACAAGTCGCTGCGACAGTTGAAAAGCAAGAGCGTAATTTTATGATTATTAACGCTTTATTGGGTGTTTCCGCTTTTGCCATTGGCGGTTATTTAACGCTTTATACGATCTTGACCTTTCGTCGAAAAGTAGGCTCGCTGCGTGGTCAAATAGAAACTCTGCATCGATCGATTTCTCTTGATGGTGGCAAAGTGACAACACGCCATAGAGGGCTGGATGAATTGGACGAGCTTGAAAAAGACTTAAAACTCCTAATGGGGCGATTTTCTATGGAAAGGGAAAACCGTGATGAAGTGGAAACCCAATTAATAGAATTAGCGACGCGGGATAAACTGACAGGAGCTTATAATCGACACAAATGGGATGAACAAATTAAAGATGAACTGGCGCTTGCTAAGCGTGGACATCATTTTAGTTTGATTCTATTGGATGTAGACCACTTTAAAAAGATTAATGACTCTTACGGTCATGATATAGGCGATAATGTACTTAAGTTGTTAGTAAAAATTCTCCGCCAGCGTCTGCGTGAGACAGATGTCTTATTCCGCATCGGAGGTGAAGAATTTGCTGTCCTGCTTAGAAATACCCATCTTGCTGATGCAACGGTTCTCGCCGAAGAACTGCGAGCAAAAATTGACTCTTTTTACAAAGATAATGTGCCGCATTTTACCATCAGCTTAGGAGTGACAGAGTATCGAGATGCAGATGATCAAAAGCTTATAGTCAAACGCGCCGATGTACTCTTGTACAAAGCCAAAGGCACAGGTAGAAACACCGTCGTTTCGGGATAA